The Bacteroidota bacterium sequence ATTGGTTATATGAGCCAAAAATTTTCGCTCTACGAAGACCTGACTGTTTGGGAAAATATCAGATTTTATGCAGGAATTTACGGAATGCCTATAAAAACCATCAAATCAAAAGCAACAATTTTGCTTAAGCGGCTTGAACTCGAACATGCCCGAAACAAATTGATAGCCTCTTTGCCTTTAGGCTGGAAGCAAAAACTGGCTTTTTCGATTGCAATTTTCCATGAGCCGAGCATCGTTTTTCTCGATGAACCCACAGGTGGAGTTGATCCCATTACGAGGCGGCAATTTTGGGATATGATTTACGAAGCCGCAAACAAAGATATAACTGTTTTTGTAACAACACATTACATGGACGAAGCAGAATATTGCCATCGTATTTCAATTATGGTTGATGGTAGAATTGAGGCGATTGACACCCCGGCAAATTTGAAAAAGCAATTCGAAACTGATTCTATCGAAAATGTATTTATAAAATTGGCCAGGCAAAGTAATTTTAAAGGATAAATTATGAAACGATTTTTTGGATTTATTAAAAAGGAGTTCTTTCACATATTTCGCGATAAGCGGACTATGCTTATACTTTTTGGAATGCCAATAATTCAGATTCTACTGTTTGGATATGTTGTAACCAACGAAATTAAGGATGCCGAAATTGCAATTCTCGATTTATCGAAAGATGATATTTCCCAGGAAATAACAAACAAATTGTCTTCGTCTGGCTATTTTCAGATAAAAAAGGTTTTGCATTCGCATACAGAAATTGAGGATGTTCTAAAATCGGGAATTATTAAGGAAGTTGTAGTTTTTGAGGCAGATTTTGCAAAAAAAATTGAACGGGAGGGCATAGCAAATATCCAACTCATTGCTGATGCTTCAGATGCAAATACTGCAAATTTAATTGTGAACTATACTAAAGGTATAATTAGCAATTATGCTATTAGTTTAAGAAAAGATGTTGAGATGCCACTTCAAATTGAGCCTGAAATCCGTATGTTTTACAACGAAGAACTAAAAGGAGCATTTATGTTTGTTCCTGGAACTATGGCTCTTATTTTAATGCTTATTTCTGCAATGATGACCTCAATTTCTATTGCCCGTGAAAAAGAGCTCGGAACTATGGAAGTCCTTCTGGTGTCGCCTCTCAGACCTTTCCAAATTATAATTGGAAAAGTAAGCCCATACATTGCCATGGCTTTTGTAAATGCTGTTGTGATAATTGCGATGGGCGTTTTTGTATTCAATATGCCTGTCTTAGGTAGTATTAGCCTGTTGATGCTCGAAAGTTTGCTCTTCATTGTAATGGCACTTGCATTAGGTATTTTCATTTCTACAGTATCAAATTCTCAGCAAGTGGCAATGTTCATTTCGCTTTTTGCATTGCTTTTGCCAACAATGTTATTGTCCGGATTTATTTTTCCTATCGAAAATATGCCTCTGGTTTTGCAATGGCTAAGTAGCATTATTCCTCCAAAATACTTCATTATTATTATAAAAAATGTGATGTTGAAAGGAACAGGTATAAGTTTTGTATGGAAAGAAACTCTTGTTCTACTTGGCATGACTGTTTTTTTTATTTTGTTAAGTGTCAAAAAATTTAAAGTAAGGCTCGAATAAATTTGACTGATATTTGAATAATGAAAATCTTGGTATTCCAATTTCTAATTTCAAGCTTATGAACACAATAAAATATCTTCTTCAAAAAGAATTTATTCAGATTTTTCGCAATAAAACTCTATTGCCTCTAATTTTTGTTTTGCCTGTAGTTCAACTTATTATTTTAGTGAACGCTGCAACATTCGAAATGAAAAATATAGATATGATTGTACTTGATAAGGATTTGTCTCAATCATCACGAAATTTGATTTCTAAATTTGAAGGCTCTCCTTTTTATCATATTAATTCTTTTACTTTTTCTTTAGAGGAAGCCGAAGAAAAACTTTTAGACAATTCTGCTGACGTAATTCTAAATATTCCGGCTAATTTTGAAAGAGATTTGTTAAGAAACAATAAATCTAAAATTCAATTTCTGATAAACGCCATTAACGGAACTGCTGCTGGTCTGATAAATGCTTATTCTATAAGTATAGTTCAGGATTTTAATAAAGAAATTATTCAGGAGTGGTATGATTTGAACCAAATAAAAATTGAACTTCCAATAAAATTGAACTATCGGTATTGGTTCAATGAAAACTTGGAATATACGATTTATATGCTTCCGGGTATTTTAGTTATTTTAGTAACTCTCATTGGGATGTTTTTGTCGGCATTAAATATTGTTCGCGAAAAAGAAATCGGAACTATTGAACAAATCAATGTAACTCCAATCAAAAAGTATCAATTTATAATTGGCAAATTGCTGCCATTTCTGATAATTGCACTTTTCGAGATGGCTTTT is a genomic window containing:
- a CDS encoding ABC transporter ATP-binding protein, giving the protein MKNKEIVIRAKNMTKKFGSFTANDNLNFEVGKGEIFGFLGANGAGKTTSIKILCGLSVPTSGEIEVAGYDVYKQAEIIKKNIGYMSQKFSLYEDLTVWENIRFYAGIYGMPIKTIKSKATILLKRLELEHARNKLIASLPLGWKQKLAFSIAIFHEPSIVFLDEPTGGVDPITRRQFWDMIYEAANKDITVFVTTHYMDEAEYCHRISIMVDGRIEAIDTPANLKKQFETDSIENVFIKLARQSNFKG
- a CDS encoding ABC transporter permease; translated protein: MKRFFGFIKKEFFHIFRDKRTMLILFGMPIIQILLFGYVVTNEIKDAEIAILDLSKDDISQEITNKLSSSGYFQIKKVLHSHTEIEDVLKSGIIKEVVVFEADFAKKIEREGIANIQLIADASDANTANLIVNYTKGIISNYAISLRKDVEMPLQIEPEIRMFYNEELKGAFMFVPGTMALILMLISAMMTSISIAREKELGTMEVLLVSPLRPFQIIIGKVSPYIAMAFVNAVVIIAMGVFVFNMPVLGSISLLMLESLLFIVMALALGIFISTVSNSQQVAMFISLFALLLPTMLLSGFIFPIENMPLVLQWLSSIIPPKYFIIIIKNVMLKGTGISFVWKETLVLLGMTVFFILLSVKKFKVRLE
- a CDS encoding ABC transporter permease, which gives rise to MNTIKYLLQKEFIQIFRNKTLLPLIFVLPVVQLIILVNAATFEMKNIDMIVLDKDLSQSSRNLISKFEGSPFYHINSFTFSLEEAEEKLLDNSADVILNIPANFERDLLRNNKSKIQFLINAINGTAAGLINAYSISIVQDFNKEIIQEWYDLNQIKIELPIKLNYRYWFNENLEYTIYMLPGILVILVTLIGMFLSALNIVREKEIGTIEQINVTPIKKYQFIIGKLLPFLIIALFEMAFGLVIGRLLFDQPMVGSLWLLFGFTFVYLLVALGLGLFFSAISANQQQVMFTVYFFLLTFILMSGIFTPVESMPDWAQIINRINPFMYFMKAIRMILLKGSGFFDILDEFVSLSIYAVVILSLAIWRYRKTV